Proteins from a single region of Papaver somniferum cultivar HN1 unplaced genomic scaffold, ASM357369v1 unplaced-scaffold_79, whole genome shotgun sequence:
- the LOC113344643 gene encoding receptor-like protein 12, whose translation MNSLNETTQMTSFRLIVINLHFLFCLLISTAHFTLTCHGCHEQDRSALLDFKSSLEDPANRLASWQDSYQHQNCCNWLGVVCSYDSFRVISVSLRNTVYENYFRGYDGSFQYNPRNTSLTGNFPPSLFRIPHLEYIDLAFNDFKGTQIPLHLSNLTKLSHLDLSYSNIGSSISTQFNNLSSLHYLDLSGNFNLRPSSVKWVRGLVNLQVLHLSGIDLYTFSQEILGEHISHLSNLRDLGLSYCRISSATFPNFHNIKLLTNLDLSSNNFQGSIPKSISNLKLLTFLDLSRNNFQGPVSSSICELISLRTLHLGSNNITGSIPSCISNLHNLSVFDVSNNSIEGSVSLKSLINDLNLTTVDLSSNRLTVDIDQNISLYSKFKLQGLFLKSCNLKGLFPTFICKLSHFWNLDLSHNNLTGVIPSCISKLKNLASFDVSNNTLSGKISIEIGKRLSNYYSINLAGNQLSGSIPSSICSKSSRSSLQIVDLSNNRFSGVIPNTLGYCKDLQSLNLGSNNLTGNIPNEIEKLESLGYLQLQDNYLDGTLLNFISKLPLLRVLNLANNQFEGSIPTELFGAQHSLLSIISLRSNNFNGSISDEINNLNLLQILDLSHNKFSGHIPKQLGGYWMNLTGVSQSLPDVYDIQLQMVINGIMLQFEKIYSYTSGLDLSCNMLDGNIPTEIGRLSELARLNLSHNYFSGNIPASIGDMSNLASLYLSFNRLSGQIPQSLTSLDSLGVLNLSYNELSGQIPKGIHFSTLGGDGWAFVGNALLCGEPTKNVCEVEEDGKKDDQENYQEDTNEKLILYSIISLGFILGFWGLFFVMLIKKEKWWFPYWSFVDSTVAVIIRCIQSE comes from the coding sequence ATGAATTCATTAAATGAGACTACTCAAATGACATCATTTCGTCTCATTGTCATCAATCTTCATTTTTTGTTCTGTTTATTGATCAGCACGGCTCATTTCACACTAACCTGTCATGGATGTCATGAACAGGATAGAAGTGCTCTCCTTGATTTCAAATCCTCATTGGAAGACCCTGCAAATCGTTTGGCATCATGGCAAGACAGCTACCAACATCAAAATTGTTGTAATTGGCTCGGAGTTGTATGTTCATATGACTCTTTTCGGGTCATCTCCGTCAGTCTTCGAAACACAGTCTATGAAAATTACTTCAGAGGATATGATGGTTCATTCCAATATAATCCACGAAACACTTCACTAACAGGTAACTTCCCTCCTTCCCTTTTTAGAATTCCTCATCTCGAGTATATTGATCTTGCCTTCAACGATTTCAAGGGAACACAAATTCCGCTCCATCTTTCCAATCTAACAAAACTTTCTCATCTTGATCTCTCCTACTCCAACATTGGTTCATCGATATCGACACAGTTTAACAACCTTTCATCTCTACATTACCTTGACTTATCTGGGAATTTTAACTTACGACCATCATCTGTAAAATGGGTGAGAGGGTTAGTTAATTTACAGGTGTTACATTTGAGTGGTATTGATTTATATACATTTTCACAAGAAATTTTGGGTGAGCATATATCTCATCTTTCCAATCTCAGAGATCTTGGTCTCTCATATTGCAGAATATCTAGCGCAACTTTTCCCAACTTTCACAATATAAAGCTCCTAACCAATCTCGACTTGTCTAGCAATAATTTCCAAGGATCCAtaccaaaatcaatatccaatctaAAGCTCCTAACCTTTCTGGACTTGTCTAGGAATAATTTCCAAGGACCCGTATCAAGTTCAATCTGTGAGCTTATTTCTCTTCGAACACTTCATTTAGGAAGTAATAATATAACAGGAAGCATACCGAGTTGCATATCGAATCTTCATAACCTTAGTGTTTTTGATGTCTCTAATAACTCAATTGAGGGAAGCGTTTCATTGAAATCTCTGATTAACGATCTAAATCTAACAACCGTAGATCTGAGCTCAAATAGGCTTACTGTAGATATTGATCAAAATATCAGTTTGTACTCTAAATTCAAACTACAGGGTCTGTTTTTGAAATCTTGCAATCTAAAAGGATTGTTCCCTACTTTCATCTGTAAATTGAGTCATTTTTGGAATTTGGACTTGTCTCATAATAACCTGACAGGAGTTATTCCTTCTTGtatctcaaaactcaaaaatctcgCTTCATTTGATGTATCAAATAATACACTCAGTGGTAAAATCTCAATAGAAATTGGAAAAAGACTATCTAATTATTACTCCATCAATCTAGCTGGGAATCAACTTTCGGGTTCAATTCCCTCTTCTATATGTTCCAAAAGTTCAAGATCTTCTCTTCAAATAGTTGACCTCTCAAACAACAGATTCTCAGGGGTTATACCAAATACCTTAGGGTATTGTAAAGATCTTCAATCACTAAACCTTGGGAGCAATAATCTCACAGGAAATATTCCAAATGAGATTGAAAAATTAGAATCATTGGGTTATCTTCAACTGCAGGACAACTATCTCGATGGTACTCTTCTCAACTTCATCAGTAAACTACCTTTGTTGAGAGTTCTTAACTTGGCGAATAACCAATTCGAAGGAAGTATACCCACTGAACTATTTGGTGCACAACACTCTCTCTTAAGTATCATTTCTTTAAGGTCAAACAATTTCAATGGATCAATCTCTGATGAAATTAATAATTTGAATCTACTGCAAATTTTGGACTTATCGCATAATAAATTCTCAGGCCATATTCCTAAGCAATTAGGAGGCTACTGGATGAATTTAACAGGCGTATCTCAATCTCTTCCGGATGTGTATGATATTCAATTGCAGATGGTGATCAATGGGATCATGTTGCAATTTGAAAAAATATACAGTTATACCTCGGGATTGGATCTATCTTGCAACATGCTTGATGGTAACATTCCAACAGAGATAGGTCGGTTAAGCGAACTTGCAAGGCTCAATTTGTCCCACAATTATTTTTCGGGTAACATACCTGCGAGTATTGGAGATATGTCTAACTTAGCTTCCCTGTACTTAAGTTTCAATAGACTATCTGGGCAAATCCCACAATCGTTAACATCACTGGACTCTCTTGGGGTTCTTAACCTATCTTACAATGAGTTGAGTGGTCAAATTCCAAAAGGCATTCACTTTAGCACGTTGGGTGGTGATGGCTGGGCTTTTGTTGGGAATGCATTATTGTGTGGAGAACCTACAAAGAATGTTTGTGAAGTGGAAGAAGACGGTAAAAAAGACGATCAAGAAAATTACCAAGAAGATACAAatgagaaattgatattgtatAGTATTATTTCTTTGGGGTTTATATTGGGATTTTGGGGTCTATTCTTTGTAATGCTTATAAAAAAGGAGAAATGGTGGTTTCCATATTGGAGTTTTGTCGATTCTACTGTAGCTGTGATCATAAGATGTATTCAAAGTGAATAA